The genomic DNA GCCCGCATGGAGAGTGAAAAGCTGCTGTCGTCCTTCGTGAAGGTGCTCGTGTCGGACGCCGAGCGCTCGTTGCGGTTCTACGAAGCACTCGGCTTCAAACGCCTGAACGCGGATCCCCCCTTCACCCACCTGCGCTGGGAGAACCAGGCCGAGGTGTACCTGGTCGCCGTTCCGGCGGCGGTGAAGATGGAAGGCCGCCGGGGCCTGGGCGTCCTCATCGGCATCCGGGTGGGCGCGACGGGCCTGGAGGAGATCACCGCCCGCGCCCAGGCGCTCGGAGCCACCGTGGAAGGCCCGACCCGGCAGCCCTGGCACACGCGGGAGATCACCCTCGCGGACCCGGATGGCTACCGGTTGAACTTCATCGAGCCCGCCTGAGCCTCCTCTCGGAGGCTACCGGCCAGCGAACTGCACGCCCTCGAAGACGAGCGTGGGCGTCCGGGCGGAGCTGTACGGATAGGGATCCGCCCCCACCGCCACGAGCCGCTTCCACAAGTCGAGCTGGTTGCCGGAGATGTTCATCTCGCTGATGGGCTCGGCGAGCTGGCCTCCCCGCACCCGGAAGCCCTGGACGCCGAGGGAGAAGTCCCCGGTGACGGCGCTCGAGTTGCC from Melittangium boletus DSM 14713 includes the following:
- a CDS encoding VOC family protein; amino-acid sequence: MESEKLLSSFVKVLVSDAERSLRFYEALGFKRLNADPPFTHLRWENQAEVYLVAVPAAVKMEGRRGLGVLIGIRVGATGLEEITARAQALGATVEGPTRQPWHTREITLADPDGYRLNFIEPA